A single genomic interval of Lacrimispora sphenoides JCM 1415 harbors:
- a CDS encoding ECF transporter S component, with the protein MNMTKQTSKLTLMAMLCALAFVAVVAIRIPLIPMLPFLEYEPKDVIILTGGFLFGPMSAAMISVIVSFVEMFTISSTGIIGLIMNVLSTVAFVCPAAYLYKKRHSLLGAFLGMVAGTLLMTLVMVLWNYLITPIYMGYPREAVVKLLLPAFVPFNLLKGGINTALTLLIYKPLVTTLRKSNLMIPASTDVPKKRNFNLGMTLAAGIILVTCILAVLVMKGII; encoded by the coding sequence ATGAATATGACAAAGCAAACAAGTAAACTCACCCTCATGGCCATGCTTTGTGCGCTGGCCTTTGTAGCCGTTGTGGCGATCCGGATCCCTCTGATCCCCATGCTGCCTTTCCTGGAGTATGAGCCTAAGGATGTTATTATTCTTACCGGCGGCTTCCTATTCGGGCCAATGTCAGCAGCAATGATCTCCGTTATTGTGTCTTTTGTTGAGATGTTTACCATCAGCAGCACCGGAATCATCGGACTGATCATGAACGTTCTTTCCACGGTGGCATTTGTCTGTCCGGCGGCTTACCTCTATAAGAAACGCCATTCCCTTTTGGGTGCATTCCTTGGCATGGTGGCAGGTACCTTACTCATGACCCTGGTCATGGTTTTGTGGAACTACCTTATCACCCCAATTTATATGGGATATCCAAGGGAAGCCGTGGTAAAACTTCTGCTCCCTGCATTTGTCCCTTTTAACCTTTTAAAGGGAGGAATCAACACAGCCCTGACGCTTCTTATCTATAAGCCGTTAGTCACCACGTTGAGAAAATCCAATCTCATGATTCCGGCTTCAACGGATGTACCAAAAAAGCGGAATTTCAATCTTGGTATGACCCTTGCTGCAGGAATCATCTTAGTAACCTGTATTCTGGCTGTCCTGGTTATGAAAGGTATTATCTAG
- a CDS encoding PhzF family phenazine biosynthesis protein gives MIYYHVDVFSSEILSGNGLTVIFHEEDMSVQFMQAIAQEFKQFETIFLRQTGEKRFRARIFTVEEELDFAGHPILGAMAVIHERLYAEIQNATAVFELNNKTLQAESVKMEGYFQATMNQGVPGFLGTVEGELVNMFLHALNLTTDHLHPTLPMEVVSTGLPYLIVPLASGLEKAKIITKDFEEQLEKIQAKFVYLFSVDRMEGRTWDNRGLIEDVATGSAAGPTGAYFYKWNIYNADEDILINQGGFVGRPSKIKVFADQSTGHIKVAGDVKIIAKGQLLI, from the coding sequence ATGATTTATTATCATGTAGATGTGTTTAGTTCTGAAATTCTGTCAGGGAATGGCTTGACCGTTATATTTCATGAAGAAGATATGAGTGTGCAATTTATGCAGGCAATTGCGCAGGAGTTCAAGCAATTTGAGACTATTTTTCTCAGACAGACCGGAGAGAAGCGTTTTCGCGCTAGAATCTTTACTGTGGAAGAGGAATTGGATTTTGCCGGGCATCCGATTTTAGGAGCCATGGCAGTAATTCACGAGAGACTGTATGCAGAAATACAAAACGCAACCGCAGTTTTTGAGTTAAACAATAAAACCTTGCAAGCGGAATCAGTAAAAATGGAAGGCTATTTTCAAGCTACGATGAATCAGGGGGTACCCGGATTTTTGGGAACTGTTGAGGGTGAATTGGTCAATATGTTTTTGCATGCACTAAATCTTACAACAGACCATCTTCATCCCACGCTTCCAATGGAGGTTGTTTCAACTGGATTACCATATTTGATTGTTCCTCTTGCTTCAGGGTTAGAAAAGGCAAAAATCATTACCAAAGACTTTGAGGAACAATTAGAGAAAATTCAAGCTAAATTTGTTTATTTGTTTAGTGTAGATAGAATGGAAGGTCGTACTTGGGATAACAGAGGATTGATCGAGGATGTAGCAACCGGCAGTGCAGCTGGTCCGACTGGAGCTTATTTCTATAAATGGAATATTTACAATGCTGATGAAGATATATTAATTAATCAAGGTGGTTTTGTAGGAAGACCCAGCAAGATAAAAGTATTTGCGGATCAATCCACAGGACACATTAAGGTGGCCGGAGATGTTAAGATAATTGCGAAAGGACAACTTTTAATTTAA
- a CDS encoding KUP/HAK/KT family potassium transporter: protein MELSSKHSDISKLTLGGTLVTLGVVYGDIGTSPLYVMKSVIFGNGGIQHVSENFILGTLSLVFWTLTILTSIKYVCITLKADNNGEGGIFSLYTLVRSRSRWLIIPAMIGGSALLADGMLTPAVTVTSAVEGLKLLPVFQDLFGNSQKNIVLLVIFIICVLFFIQHIGTEFIGKLFGPIMFLWFCSLAFFGIINLVGNPFLLRALSPHYAINILFSDDNKLGFFILGSIFLCSTGAEALYSDMGHVGRKNIYFTWPFVKICLLLNYFGQGAWVLSAKGNPAHALIEDINPFYQMIPHGMLIYGIVISTFAAIIASQALISGSFTLVSEAIKLNLFPKLHTLYPSHLKGQLYIPAINRILCFVCIGIVLYFQSSEKMESAYGLAITVTMLMTTILLFNYMLKKKTPIVLAVIMLVFFMSFEVSFFLANILKFFHGGFVAVIIAVTILFVMYLWDRSHIIKMRYVEYVPIKSYIPQLSQLCTDPEVPKYASNLVCLSNCSKPKEIERKIMYFLLDKRPKKADVYWFVNVSVTDEPYQAEYAVENFNTSNIMKIDLKLGFRIDQSLNVFLRQISTDLVKNKEIEPQTSTYSILPNRSLGDFRFVFIQEILSHESSLSAWDSLLLRTKFFIQKFTASPTNWFGLDTSDVYIEKVPMFLGHSDHVVLKRNDGKKS, encoded by the coding sequence ATGGAATTATCATCAAAACACTCTGACATTTCAAAATTAACACTTGGAGGAACTCTGGTAACATTAGGTGTCGTATACGGAGATATCGGTACTTCACCGCTTTATGTTATGAAATCCGTTATTTTCGGGAATGGCGGAATCCAACATGTTTCAGAAAATTTTATTCTGGGGACCTTATCTCTGGTATTCTGGACACTCACGATTTTAACAAGCATAAAATATGTTTGCATTACACTAAAGGCAGACAACAATGGAGAAGGTGGCATCTTCTCACTTTATACACTTGTCAGAAGCCGTTCCAGGTGGTTGATCATACCTGCCATGATCGGAGGTTCTGCACTGCTAGCTGATGGAATGCTGACACCGGCAGTAACCGTTACATCAGCCGTTGAGGGACTCAAACTGCTCCCAGTCTTTCAAGATCTTTTTGGCAATAGCCAGAAAAATATTGTTTTACTTGTTATTTTCATTATCTGCGTCCTGTTTTTTATCCAGCATATAGGCACTGAATTTATTGGAAAACTGTTTGGTCCCATTATGTTTTTATGGTTCTGCAGCCTGGCTTTTTTTGGTATTATCAATTTAGTGGGAAATCCATTCCTGCTGCGCGCATTGTCCCCTCATTATGCAATCAATATCCTGTTCAGCGACGATAACAAGCTTGGCTTTTTTATTCTGGGAAGCATATTTTTATGTTCTACCGGAGCAGAAGCACTCTACTCGGATATGGGACATGTAGGAAGAAAAAATATCTATTTTACATGGCCATTTGTTAAAATATGTTTATTGCTGAACTATTTTGGACAGGGTGCATGGGTTTTATCTGCAAAAGGTAATCCTGCTCATGCCTTAATAGAGGACATCAATCCTTTTTATCAGATGATCCCTCATGGTATGCTGATATATGGTATCGTAATTTCTACTTTTGCCGCCATTATCGCATCACAAGCCTTGATTTCAGGTTCCTTTACCCTTGTATCGGAAGCAATCAAACTGAATCTGTTTCCAAAACTTCATACGTTATATCCTTCCCATTTAAAGGGCCAGCTTTACATTCCTGCAATCAACCGGATTTTATGCTTTGTCTGTATCGGAATCGTTCTTTACTTTCAAAGTTCCGAGAAAATGGAATCCGCGTATGGTCTTGCCATAACAGTTACCATGCTTATGACAACCATTCTGTTATTTAACTATATGCTGAAGAAAAAGACACCCATTGTGCTTGCGGTCATCATGCTTGTTTTCTTTATGAGTTTTGAAGTTTCTTTCTTCCTGGCAAACATTCTTAAATTTTTCCATGGTGGATTTGTTGCTGTCATTATTGCAGTTACCATCTTATTTGTTATGTATCTCTGGGACAGGTCTCATATTATAAAGATGCGCTACGTGGAGTATGTACCGATTAAAAGCTACATTCCGCAGCTAAGCCAGCTATGTACTGATCCAGAAGTTCCAAAATACGCCAGCAACCTTGTATGCTTAAGTAACTGTTCTAAACCAAAGGAAATCGAACGTAAAATCATGTACTTCCTTTTAGATAAACGCCCCAAAAAAGCGGACGTCTACTGGTTTGTAAACGTTTCTGTAACAGATGAACCTTATCAGGCTGAATATGCGGTTGAAAACTTTAATACGTCCAATATTATGAAAATAGATTTAAAGCTTGGATTCCGCATCGATCAGAGTCTGAATGTTTTTTTAAGGCAGATATCAACAGATTTGGTAAAGAATAAGGAAATAGAACCACAGACCAGCACATACTCCATTTTACCTAACCGCAGCCTGGGAGATTTCCGCTTTGTGTTTATTCAGGAAATCCTTTCCCATGAATCCTCTTTATCCGCCTGGGACTCTCTTCTGTTAAGAACCAAGTTCTTCATACAGAAATTTACCGCTTCCCCAACGAACTGGTTTGGACTTGATACCAGTGATGTTTATATTGAAAAGGTACCGATGTTTCTTGGGCATTCAGATCATGTTGTCTTAAAAAGAAACGATGGAAAAAAGAGTTAA
- a CDS encoding 2-oxoacid:acceptor oxidoreductase subunit alpha, producing the protein MYNILIGGAAGQGIDTTVAILEKLLKHSGYYIYTTRDFMSRVRGGHNFSLLRFGTEEITSHSDVLDGIVALNEETIDLHKHKLTAKGFILCDSSFAYPDEDSRIIKLPMNKIAKELGNVKASGSVAVGAVLKLFGEPFTYAGEVMASVMKKEILEVNVKAAEAGYTAVDAKFKHLDGGYKEYMLISGSKALGLGAVAGGLKFYSAYPMSPSTAVLEYLASVGHEAGIVVEQAEDEIAAVNMALGASFAGARAMTGTSGGGFCLKVEALGFSGIAEIPLVAVDVQRPGPATGLPTRTEQSDLKFVISASQGEFPRLVIALRNHEDAFYQTFRALNLAEKYQIPVILLSDQYLGDTTACVKPFDTSGLELVSHANEAEGEYLRYRITEDGISPRLIPGLTSHLVAADSDEHDERGWITESAEVRNQMVDKRMRKLKGLIQELSEPEFMGEEQCEILLLGWGSTYGPIREAVSLLNKSGDGRYGALVFGDIYPLPQEKLNIYAKGRALINVEQNATGQLASLIREQTGIECHKSILKYDGRQISGEEIAKQVLEGGSK; encoded by the coding sequence ATGTATAATATTCTGATTGGTGGTGCTGCCGGGCAGGGCATTGACACCACGGTCGCAATTCTGGAAAAGCTGCTGAAGCATTCCGGATATTATATCTATACCACCAGAGATTTCATGTCCCGCGTGCGCGGCGGGCACAATTTTTCCCTGCTTCGCTTCGGGACGGAGGAAATAACCTCACACAGCGATGTTTTGGATGGGATTGTAGCCTTAAATGAGGAAACCATTGATTTGCATAAGCATAAACTGACGGCCAAAGGATTTATATTATGTGACAGCAGCTTTGCTTATCCGGATGAGGATTCCAGAATTATTAAGCTTCCCATGAATAAAATAGCGAAAGAACTGGGGAATGTGAAGGCTTCCGGCAGCGTGGCGGTGGGCGCGGTATTGAAGCTCTTTGGCGAGCCATTTACATATGCAGGTGAAGTCATGGCCAGTGTCATGAAGAAAGAGATCCTTGAGGTCAATGTAAAGGCGGCTGAAGCAGGCTACACAGCCGTTGATGCGAAATTTAAGCATCTGGATGGCGGCTATAAGGAATACATGCTCATTTCTGGCAGCAAGGCCCTGGGACTTGGTGCGGTGGCCGGTGGGCTTAAGTTTTATTCCGCTTATCCCATGTCTCCTTCCACGGCTGTTTTGGAATATCTGGCTTCTGTGGGACATGAGGCTGGGATCGTGGTGGAGCAGGCGGAAGATGAGATCGCTGCGGTCAATATGGCATTGGGTGCTTCCTTTGCGGGAGCAAGGGCCATGACCGGGACCAGCGGAGGCGGCTTCTGCTTAAAGGTAGAAGCGCTGGGATTTTCCGGCATTGCGGAGATTCCTCTGGTGGCCGTGGATGTGCAGAGACCCGGCCCGGCGACCGGTCTCCCCACAAGAACAGAGCAAAGCGATTTAAAGTTCGTTATTTCTGCATCACAGGGGGAATTCCCCAGACTGGTCATAGCTTTGAGAAATCATGAGGATGCTTTTTATCAGACTTTCCGGGCGCTGAACCTGGCTGAAAAATACCAGATTCCCGTCATACTGCTCAGTGATCAATATCTGGGAGATACAACGGCTTGTGTAAAGCCCTTTGACACATCCGGGCTGGAACTGGTCAGCCATGCAAATGAAGCAGAAGGGGAGTATCTGCGTTACAGGATAACGGAGGACGGTATCTCTCCCAGGCTTATCCCGGGACTGACCAGCCATCTTGTGGCCGCTGACAGTGATGAGCATGATGAAAGAGGCTGGATAACGGAATCGGCAGAAGTCAGGAATCAAATGGTAGATAAGAGGATGAGAAAATTAAAGGGCCTTATCCAGGAGCTGTCGGAGCCGGAGTTTATGGGAGAAGAGCAGTGCGAAATCCTTCTCCTGGGCTGGGGGTCTACCTATGGTCCCATCAGGGAGGCCGTATCCCTGCTGAATAAAAGCGGGGATGGAAGATATGGAGCTTTGGTATTTGGAGACATTTATCCCCTTCCTCAGGAAAAACTGAACATCTATGCAAAGGGCAGGGCCTTAATCAACGTGGAACAGAATGCCACGGGCCAGTTGGCCTCTCTCATAAGGGAGCAGACAGGCATAGAATGCCATAAAAGCATCTTGAAATATGACGGCAGACAGATATCCGGAGAAGAAATTGCAAAGCAGGTGTTGGAAGGAGGTTCCAAGTAG
- a CDS encoding 2-oxoacid:ferredoxin oxidoreductase subunit beta — protein MDKFTTYETAWCPGCGNFSILNSLKTALEELGIEPNKVLMVAGIGQAAKTPQYLSANSFCGLHGRALPAAVAAKIANEELTVIVNSGDGDSYGEGGNHFIHNIRRNVNIAHFVHDNQIYGLTKGQASPTSGEGLITGVQTDGNRNTPLNPVLLAIASGAGFVARGFSGDSKQLVSIMKEAILYPGYAFVDILQPCISFNKINTFAYYKNMAAPLGDDYDPTDRLEAIKISMEVSEKIPTGILYREEKMEFHRKNRLLKDGLPLIEQKTEESVLKDLIHSFI, from the coding sequence ATGGATAAATTCACAACTTATGAAACAGCCTGGTGTCCGGGGTGCGGAAATTTCTCCATATTAAACAGTCTGAAAACGGCGTTGGAGGAGCTGGGCATAGAGCCAAATAAAGTGCTGATGGTGGCAGGAATCGGTCAGGCAGCGAAAACGCCTCAGTATTTAAGTGCCAACAGCTTCTGCGGGCTTCACGGAAGGGCACTTCCGGCTGCAGTTGCCGCCAAGATTGCCAATGAAGAGCTCACTGTCATAGTAAATTCCGGAGACGGGGACTCTTACGGTGAAGGAGGCAACCATTTTATTCACAACATAAGAAGGAATGTCAATATCGCACATTTTGTTCATGACAATCAGATATACGGCCTGACCAAGGGGCAGGCATCGCCCACCAGCGGTGAAGGGCTCATTACGGGAGTTCAGACCGACGGCAACAGAAATACGCCCTTAAATCCAGTGCTCCTGGCCATTGCTTCGGGAGCGGGATTTGTTGCGAGAGGCTTCAGCGGTGATTCAAAACAGCTGGTGAGCATCATGAAGGAGGCCATCCTTTATCCAGGGTATGCGTTTGTGGATATCCTGCAGCCCTGCATCAGCTTCAACAAAATCAATACCTTTGCCTATTATAAAAATATGGCGGCGCCTCTTGGAGACGATTATGACCCCACGGATCGGCTGGAAGCCATTAAAATATCGATGGAAGTCAGTGAAAAAATCCCCACCGGCATCCTCTATCGGGAAGAAAAAATGGAGTTCCATAGAAAAAACAGGCTTTTAAAAGACGGACTGCCACTGATAGAACAAAAAACAGAGGAAAGCGTGCTCAAGGACCTGATTCACAGCTTTATATAA
- a CDS encoding PQQ-dependent sugar dehydrogenase translates to MFYNSNGRKISSCNEDNGFTERYLNPSDIYIVTGYQIEVFIKSLNSPIGMVFNENGEILVADSGLATGNPRILQMINGQFETIADDFITPISGINYLNGVIYVSHRGFITKIYKDGTRQNIIMGLPSNGDNYNSPVTFSPDNKMYFGQGTVTNSGVVGNDNEWVTVSPLLCDYTGDYTMLYGQNFATNNILTEGLPDDIALTGAFSPYGIPNIEYEIRKRYIKASGSILRANLDGSNLEQVAWGFRNPSYLRFDYSGQLYAVNNGYQAVGSRPIENATDDFYYITPNLWYGWPDYSGGEPVNSPRFTPSGGVQPSLLFKNQPNIPPRPYVTFPPNSSIRGFEFNYNPKFGPYGDVYIAEYGSTIHSQVGDTISYANAGHRISKIDMKSRTISTFAINRTGFPSSLSNGGGLERPAHLLFGPDGAMYIVDTGLNIQGNPDVFIPNTGVIWRVTRTD, encoded by the coding sequence ATGTTCTATAATAGTAATGGGAGAAAAATCAGCTCCTGCAATGAAGACAATGGTTTTACGGAAAGGTATTTGAATCCATCTGATATTTATATTGTCACAGGTTATCAGATAGAAGTATTTATAAAAAGTCTTAATTCTCCGATTGGGATGGTTTTTAATGAAAACGGGGAGATCCTGGTGGCTGATTCCGGTTTGGCTACCGGAAATCCCCGGATATTGCAGATGATCAATGGTCAGTTTGAAACGATCGCAGATGATTTTATTACCCCCATATCAGGGATTAATTATTTAAACGGTGTAATCTACGTATCTCACAGAGGATTTATCACAAAGATATACAAAGATGGTACAAGGCAGAATATCATTATGGGGCTGCCCAGCAACGGCGATAACTATAACAGCCCGGTCACCTTTTCTCCGGATAATAAGATGTATTTCGGGCAGGGAACGGTGACTAACAGCGGTGTCGTTGGGAATGACAATGAGTGGGTGACAGTTTCTCCTCTTCTGTGTGATTACACAGGAGATTACACTATGCTTTATGGACAAAACTTCGCAACAAATAACATACTGACAGAAGGCTTACCCGATGATATCGCTTTAACGGGTGCTTTTTCTCCCTATGGCATTCCCAATATAGAGTACGAGATCAGAAAGCGGTATATCAAGGCGTCAGGAAGTATTCTAAGGGCAAATCTGGACGGCTCCAACTTAGAACAGGTCGCATGGGGATTCAGAAATCCTTCTTACCTAAGATTTGACTACAGCGGGCAGTTGTATGCGGTCAATAACGGTTATCAGGCAGTGGGAAGCAGGCCCATCGAGAATGCTACGGATGATTTTTATTATATTACACCTAATTTGTGGTATGGATGGCCGGATTATTCCGGTGGCGAACCCGTAAATTCGCCGCGTTTTACCCCTAGCGGAGGTGTACAGCCTTCTCTTCTCTTTAAAAATCAGCCCAATATTCCCCCAAGGCCTTACGTGACTTTTCCGCCCAATTCCTCTATAAGAGGGTTTGAATTTAACTATAATCCCAAATTCGGTCCTTATGGGGATGTGTACATCGCTGAATATGGCAGCACCATACACTCCCAGGTCGGCGATACCATATCTTATGCGAATGCAGGACACAGAATATCCAAAATCGATATGAAATCCAGGACCATCAGCACGTTTGCCATCAATCGGACGGGGTTTCCGTCCTCTTTGTCAAACGGAGGTGGTCTTGAGAGGCCGGCCCATCTGTTATTCGGTCCTGACGGAGCAATGTATATCGTAGATACCGGACTGAATATTCAGGGGAACCCGGATGTGTTTATTCCGAATACAGGGGTCATCTGGAGAGTGACCCGGACGGATTAG
- the eda gene encoding bifunctional 4-hydroxy-2-oxoglutarate aldolase/2-dehydro-3-deoxy-phosphogluconate aldolase, whose amino-acid sequence MNEILNRIHKIGIMPVAVLDDVKNAVPLAEALCGGGIHCVEIPLSTNAAEESIRIMTERFPQMLIGAGDILTAAQASLAVNAGAKFIISPEFSSSVVKYCMDRAIPVIPGVSTPADVETAISFGLDAVIVSSAGQDGGLHMNQTMYSSYNHINFIPADGINEKNSSSYPAFDNILACSLMVEQELIQAGESEKIRDLTTKAIQTMLGFEFTHIGINLSTDEEAEKTAGIFEAMFGFQKKSGAGSVFAGTAIECMKPPYFGTKGHIAISTNSIVRAKNYFETAGYKFNEASAKFNNDKMIVIYFEEEVGGFAVHILQR is encoded by the coding sequence ATGAATGAAATTCTGAATAGGATTCATAAAATCGGCATTATGCCGGTTGCAGTACTTGATGATGTAAAAAACGCGGTTCCTCTTGCAGAGGCTCTCTGCGGCGGGGGGATTCACTGTGTAGAAATTCCCCTCTCCACCAATGCAGCCGAAGAATCCATTCGCATAATGACTGAACGGTTTCCCCAAATGCTGATCGGAGCCGGCGACATTCTGACAGCCGCACAGGCCAGTCTCGCAGTTAATGCAGGAGCAAAATTTATCATTAGTCCGGAGTTCTCATCATCTGTTGTAAAATATTGTATGGACAGGGCTATACCAGTAATACCGGGTGTTTCCACTCCGGCTGATGTTGAAACGGCAATTTCATTTGGGCTTGACGCTGTAATAGTTTCCTCTGCCGGACAGGATGGGGGCCTCCATATGAACCAGACCATGTATTCATCCTATAATCACATAAACTTCATTCCGGCTGACGGCATAAATGAGAAAAACAGCAGTTCCTATCCGGCTTTCGATAATATTCTGGCCTGCAGCTTGATGGTGGAACAGGAATTGATCCAGGCAGGGGAATCTGAAAAAATACGCGATCTGACAACGAAGGCCATCCAGACTATGCTGGGTTTCGAATTCACTCATATTGGAATAAACTTAAGTACCGATGAGGAAGCAGAAAAAACAGCGGGAATATTTGAAGCAATGTTCGGATTTCAAAAAAAATCAGGAGCCGGTTCTGTATTCGCCGGTACTGCCATTGAATGTATGAAGCCTCCTTACTTCGGTACGAAAGGTCATATCGCTATCTCCACCAACTCCATTGTCCGTGCAAAAAATTATTTTGAAACAGCAGGTTATAAGTTCAATGAAGCCTCTGCAAAATTCAATAATGATAAAATGATTGTAATCTATTTTGAAGAGGAAGTCGGAGGCTTTGCGGTTCACATTCTTCAGCGGTGA
- a CDS encoding ABC transporter substrate-binding protein, whose translation MKKAIAIICAGLMTFNLAACGSSQTPSTTAANAASSGTETKAGGTATDGEILIGCLQDITGATSSLGQMVQAGAQWAVDEINENGGVKGKKLVMNTYDTKADVTEAINAYTKAVTSDKVSLIVGPPVANIALAIKETSEQYEVPVMGLAMDPSAQLKADGTPYKNMFCFQPNAIQQGAIMAKYAMKNGFKTFGVIYNESNAYSLSLKDPFISTITENGGTVDGKQQVAYNANDTDFKTLLSPIVNANVDAIYAPNYTKDLVNIVTAARALGYEGAIICGLDACPPFNTMLGGSSDGVYCINNVDDTEPELQKMIAAVKEKTGVEATNKFFLGYDIVKIAVKCLEETGTDDPAALRTAIENVKDFKGLTGNISIDPKTHMTTGLDMVMFTYEGTTPKMLERFSADN comes from the coding sequence ATGAAAAAAGCAATAGCAATTATTTGTGCGGGTCTGATGACATTCAATCTGGCGGCATGCGGAAGTTCCCAGACGCCTTCAACCACCGCTGCAAATGCAGCATCATCAGGAACGGAAACCAAAGCGGGGGGAACGGCAACGGATGGAGAAATCTTAATCGGATGTCTCCAGGACATTACGGGCGCTACTTCCAGCCTTGGCCAGATGGTGCAGGCAGGAGCGCAGTGGGCCGTGGATGAAATCAATGAGAATGGCGGAGTAAAAGGGAAAAAGCTAGTTATGAACACCTATGATACCAAGGCGGATGTAACAGAAGCTATTAACGCATATACAAAAGCGGTTACTTCTGACAAGGTTTCCCTTATCGTAGGACCGCCTGTTGCCAATATCGCTCTGGCTATCAAGGAAACCTCGGAGCAGTATGAAGTTCCGGTTATGGGCCTTGCCATGGATCCCAGTGCACAGCTTAAGGCGGATGGCACTCCATATAAGAACATGTTCTGTTTTCAGCCCAATGCGATCCAGCAGGGAGCGATTATGGCAAAGTACGCTATGAAGAACGGCTTTAAGACCTTCGGCGTTATTTATAATGAAAGTAATGCTTACTCGCTTTCTTTGAAAGATCCTTTCATTTCCACAATTACTGAAAACGGCGGTACGGTTGATGGGAAACAGCAGGTTGCTTATAATGCAAACGATACAGACTTTAAAACCTTACTGTCCCCTATCGTGAATGCAAATGTTGATGCCATCTATGCGCCAAACTACACCAAGGATCTTGTAAACATTGTTACGGCAGCACGTGCGCTGGGATATGAAGGTGCAATCATCTGCGGCCTGGATGCATGTCCGCCTTTCAACACTATGCTTGGTGGTAGCAGTGATGGCGTATATTGCATTAACAATGTGGATGACACGGAGCCGGAGCTTCAGAAAATGATTGCAGCGGTTAAAGAAAAAACAGGGGTAGAAGCTACCAACAAATTTTTCCTTGGATATGACATCGTTAAAATTGCCGTTAAGTGTCTGGAAGAAACAGGAACAGATGACCCCGCTGCTCTTCGTACTGCGATTGAAAATGTAAAGGATTTTAAAGGCCTTACCGGAAATATCTCCATTGATCCAAAGACTCATATGACTACCGGTCTTGATATGGTTATGTTTACCTATGAAGGAACAACACCAAAAATGTTGGAAAGATTCAGCGCAGATAACTAA
- a CDS encoding branched-chain amino acid ABC transporter permease, whose translation MSLQIIINGLATGSVYALIATGFSLIFNVLKFSNFSHGATMTLCAFVGYFLVASKGLGLIPTILVAIVTGGCIALIGEFVAFRRIIQRNSSSVYFFVSSITLGTLYEGLVTLKVGANFYSYPQFFKKAAIKFGSVVVSTSDLLMFCTSAVALLVLAYIIQKTRIGRALRSVSFDRDTANLMGIDATRIIQFAFVVSGALAGLAGVFLGINYTLYPTLGGLVVKGFIASVIGGLGSLPGAIIGAVLLGLLETLLISTVGSGYTPVFIFLIMLVFLLLRPSGIAGSNIQEKA comes from the coding sequence ATGTCACTGCAGATTATAATCAACGGCCTTGCGACGGGATCTGTCTACGCGCTGATTGCGACAGGCTTTTCATTGATATTTAATGTTTTAAAGTTTTCAAATTTCTCTCATGGTGCTACCATGACGCTGTGTGCATTTGTTGGATACTTTTTGGTAGCTTCCAAAGGACTGGGTTTGATTCCGACAATCCTGGTTGCGATAGTAACGGGCGGCTGCATTGCACTGATTGGAGAATTTGTGGCATTTCGCCGTATTATACAGCGTAACAGCTCTTCCGTATACTTTTTCGTTTCCTCTATTACTTTAGGAACGCTGTATGAAGGACTTGTTACCTTGAAAGTTGGGGCAAATTTTTACAGCTATCCTCAGTTCTTTAAAAAGGCGGCAATTAAGTTTGGGTCGGTTGTTGTTTCTACATCAGATCTCCTGATGTTCTGTACCAGCGCTGTTGCACTCCTTGTACTGGCCTATATTATTCAGAAAACCAGAATCGGCAGGGCACTCCGAAGCGTCAGCTTTGACAGGGATACTGCGAACCTGATGGGGATTGATGCTACACGGATTATTCAGTTTGCGTTTGTGGTTTCAGGTGCTCTTGCCGGACTTGCAGGTGTATTTCTGGGCATTAACTACACATTGTACCCGACTCTGGGCGGCCTGGTAGTAAAAGGATTTATTGCTTCGGTAATCGGAGGTCTGGGAAGTCTGCCGGGCGCGATCATCGGAGCCGTGCTTCTCGGGCTGCTTGAGACACTGTTAATCAGTACTGTGGGTTCGGGATACACCCCGGTATTTATTTTCCTTATTATGCTTGTGTTTTTATTACTCCGCCCAAGCGGAATTGCCGGCAGCAATATTCAGGAAAAGGCATAG